One Psychrobacillus glaciei genomic region harbors:
- the trhO gene encoding oxygen-dependent tRNA uridine(34) hydroxylase TrhO — translation MDTHAYRVLLYYKYVPIEDPVTFAQEHLEACKEIGLKGRILVSNEGMNGTCSGTIEQTDAYMDMLKADVRFADMVYKIDETEGHAFKKMHVRPKQEIVHLGLEEDINPNELTGKYLSPKEFFEQMQAEDTIVIDARNDYEFDLGHFRGAIRPDIRNFRDLPEWMLENKEMFEGKKVLTYCTGGIRCEKFSGWLVREGFEDVAQLHGGIATYGKDPEVRGQLWDGQMYVFDERIAVPINQVEHVVVGKDHFTGEPCERYVNCANPDCNDKILCSEENEHKYLRSCSHECRVDPRNRYVVEHNLSEEEVEARLSAIKETV, via the coding sequence ATGGACACACATGCATACAGAGTATTACTTTACTATAAATATGTCCCGATTGAAGATCCAGTAACATTTGCACAAGAACATCTTGAAGCTTGTAAAGAAATTGGGTTAAAAGGGCGTATTTTAGTATCAAACGAAGGAATGAACGGTACATGCTCGGGAACAATTGAACAAACCGACGCATACATGGACATGTTGAAGGCGGACGTTCGCTTCGCAGACATGGTATATAAAATAGATGAAACAGAGGGGCACGCATTTAAAAAAATGCATGTTCGTCCAAAGCAAGAGATTGTGCATTTAGGATTAGAAGAAGATATTAATCCAAATGAATTAACAGGGAAATACCTTTCGCCAAAAGAATTTTTTGAACAAATGCAAGCAGAGGATACGATTGTAATCGATGCTCGTAATGATTATGAATTCGACTTAGGGCATTTCCGTGGAGCAATTCGTCCAGATATCCGCAACTTCCGCGATTTACCTGAATGGATGCTTGAGAATAAAGAAATGTTCGAAGGTAAAAAAGTACTAACGTATTGTACAGGTGGAATTCGCTGCGAAAAATTCTCGGGCTGGTTAGTACGCGAAGGCTTTGAAGACGTTGCTCAATTACACGGTGGCATCGCAACTTATGGGAAAGACCCAGAGGTACGGGGACAATTATGGGACGGTCAAATGTACGTATTTGATGAACGTATCGCTGTTCCAATCAACCAAGTGGAGCATGTCGTTGTAGGAAAAGATCATTTCACGGGTGAACCATGTGAACGCTATGTAAACTGTGCAAACCCTGATTGTAATGACAAAATTCTATGCTCAGAAGAAAATGAACACAAATATTTACGAAGCTGTTCACATGAATGCCGCGTGGACCCACGCAACCGCTACGTGGTGGAACACAACTTATCCGAAGAAGAAGTAGAAGCAAGACTATCTGCTATTAAAGAAACAGTATAA
- a CDS encoding GNAT family N-acetyltransferase: protein MAIEVKKISDLKEVDVTKLIQESEKEGYRFVSRLASEYEDGTNRFSEQGEALYGVWDDRELVAIGGLNQSINGAREQSARLYRFYTLPEHRRKGIGSKLCNAISTDAKGQFKEITTKTESAKVDAFYRANGFAFDESSPDITHVMSLE from the coding sequence ATGGCAATCGAAGTGAAGAAAATTTCAGATTTGAAAGAAGTCGACGTAACCAAACTAATTCAAGAAAGCGAAAAAGAGGGGTACCGATTCGTATCCAGGTTAGCAAGTGAATATGAAGATGGTACAAACAGATTTAGTGAACAAGGAGAAGCTCTTTATGGGGTATGGGATGACCGAGAATTAGTAGCTATTGGTGGATTAAATCAAAGTATAAATGGTGCTCGGGAACAATCTGCTCGTCTATATCGTTTTTATACTTTACCAGAACATCGTAGAAAAGGGATCGGAAGCAAACTATGCAATGCGATATCTACAGATGCGAAAGGACAGTTTAAAGAGATTACAACGAAAACAGAATCAGCGAAAGTAGATGCTTTTTATCGTGCGAATGGATTTGCATTTGACGAAAGCTCACCTGACATTACCCATGTAATGAGTTTAGAATAG
- a CDS encoding D-serine ammonia-lyase: MNDQQLVEKFPLIKKMQNTEEVIWFNPNVIKTEDAMKHISVTSEMVQDASDRLDRFASYLQIAFPETAKTNGIIESPIMAIPTMASAIKDLFQTDFDGELLLKCDNALPISGSIKARGGIYEVLKIAETLAIREGLLTQTDDYAVLANEKMKQFFNVYSIAVGSTGNLGLSIGIMSAKLGFRVTVHMSSDAKQWKKDMLRAKGVEVIEYAADYSKAVEQGRKQAENDRTCFFIDDENSIDLFVGYAVAASRLKKQLEQLGKKVDENNPLYIYLPCGVGGGPGGVAFGLKLLFGDHVQCFFAEPTHSPCMLLGLMTGLHEKIAVSDIGLDNKTDADGLAVGRPSGFVGKTLEQLINGSYTISDETMYRLLALLVDTEKIQLEPSALAGMTGPIHLAKQGANLQNATHVVWATGGGMVPENEKVAYYEKGRRYFKF, encoded by the coding sequence ATGAACGATCAACAACTAGTAGAAAAATTTCCTCTAATAAAAAAGATGCAAAATACGGAAGAAGTAATTTGGTTTAATCCAAATGTAATAAAAACAGAGGATGCTATGAAGCATATATCTGTAACAAGTGAAATGGTGCAAGATGCAAGCGACCGATTGGATCGATTTGCATCTTATTTACAAATCGCTTTCCCGGAAACAGCAAAAACAAATGGCATAATCGAATCTCCAATTATGGCTATTCCAACGATGGCTTCTGCCATAAAGGACTTATTTCAAACCGATTTCGACGGAGAGCTGTTATTAAAATGCGACAATGCTTTACCGATTTCTGGTTCGATTAAAGCAAGAGGCGGCATTTATGAAGTGTTGAAAATTGCAGAGACGCTTGCAATTCGTGAAGGTTTATTAACGCAAACAGATGATTACGCGGTTCTTGCAAACGAAAAAATGAAACAGTTTTTCAATGTTTATTCGATTGCGGTAGGATCAACTGGAAACCTAGGCTTAAGTATTGGCATTATGAGCGCAAAGCTTGGATTTCGCGTGACGGTGCATATGTCAAGTGACGCCAAGCAATGGAAAAAAGATATGCTGCGTGCAAAAGGTGTTGAAGTAATTGAATACGCAGCGGATTATAGTAAGGCAGTTGAACAAGGTAGAAAACAAGCCGAAAACGATCGAACATGCTTTTTTATCGATGATGAGAACTCCATTGATTTATTTGTCGGTTATGCTGTTGCGGCCAGTAGACTAAAAAAACAACTGGAGCAGCTAGGGAAAAAAGTAGATGAAAACAATCCATTGTATATTTATTTACCTTGCGGAGTTGGTGGAGGTCCGGGTGGTGTTGCGTTTGGTTTGAAACTTCTATTTGGTGATCACGTCCAATGCTTCTTTGCAGAACCGACGCACTCGCCTTGCATGCTACTAGGTTTAATGACAGGTTTACATGAAAAAATTGCAGTAAGTGATATCGGGTTGGACAATAAAACAGATGCCGACGGGCTTGCAGTTGGAAGACCATCTGGATTTGTGGGCAAAACTTTAGAACAGTTAATAAACGGGAGCTACACAATAAGTGATGAAACGATGTATCGATTACTGGCACTATTAGTAGATACTGAAAAAATTCAGCTAGAACCATCTGCTCTTGCTGGAATGACTGGCCCTATTCATCTAGCAAAACAAGGCGCCAACTTACAGAATGCCACTCATGTTGTATGGGCAACTGGTGGAGGCATGGTTCCTGAAAATGAGAAGGTAGCCTATTATGAAAAAGGAAGAAGATATTTTAAGTTTTAG
- a CDS encoding ImmA/IrrE family metallo-endopeptidase, which translates to MTYDRLMMEYPHIKIIEKVLPKGLPGLYYDNVIEIDIFKNKYEKHCILAEELGHYETTYGDITDLYDLRSIKLEQIARRWGYEKIVSLDQLIDCYVMGQTTLEEMCTNLEITPEYLKNVIDYYIEKYGLFKLHKEYKITFDPLDIKKLNRNL; encoded by the coding sequence ATGACATATGATCGACTGATGATGGAGTATCCACATATTAAAATAATTGAAAAGGTATTACCTAAGGGACTCCCGGGTTTATATTACGATAACGTGATTGAAATCGATATATTTAAAAACAAATATGAGAAGCATTGTATATTAGCAGAAGAGCTTGGTCATTACGAAACAACTTATGGCGATATTACGGATTTATATGATTTGAGAAGTATCAAACTAGAGCAAATTGCACGCAGATGGGGTTATGAAAAAATTGTTTCACTGGACCAATTAATTGATTGTTATGTAATGGGCCAAACAACATTAGAGGAAATGTGCACTAACCTTGAAATAACGCCAGAATACTTAAAAAATGTAATCGATTATTATATTGAGAAATATGGTCTTTTCAAGTTGCATAAAGAGTATAAGATTACTTTTGATCCACTTGATATAAAAAAATTAAATAGAAACTTGTAG
- a CDS encoding helix-turn-helix domain-containing protein: protein MNNFGSLLRELRLNRDLTIEQLADSLNAKYGSKISKSSISRWENGEADPKLEFVRLLADFFKVPGQYFLGEGESERTGERKDIVTIAAHIDDDVTEEEMKDIKKYIEFIKSQRG, encoded by the coding sequence GTGAATAACTTCGGATCACTATTAAGAGAGCTAAGATTGAACAGAGATCTAACAATTGAACAATTAGCAGATTCTTTAAACGCTAAATACGGGAGTAAAATTAGTAAAAGCTCAATAAGCCGTTGGGAAAATGGAGAAGCTGATCCTAAATTGGAATTTGTTCGGTTACTTGCAGACTTTTTTAAAGTTCCAGGACAGTACTTTTTAGGTGAAGGAGAATCGGAGAGAACAGGGGAAAGAAAAGATATCGTAACTATTGCTGCTCACATTGACGACGATGTAACTGAGGAAGAAATGAAAGATATTAAAAAATATATTGAGTTTATTAAATCGCAGCGCGGTTAA
- a CDS encoding XtrA/YqaO family protein — translation MRMKDLEIDSQGNLYLNTTKLPMPCVIVLSKGKAKITELPPFAETTIKTHQGKVVRVKWDEGEEF, via the coding sequence ATGAGAATGAAAGATTTAGAAATAGATTCCCAAGGTAACTTATATCTCAATACAACAAAATTGCCAATGCCTTGTGTAATAGTACTGAGTAAAGGGAAAGCGAAAATAACAGAGTTACCTCCTTTTGCTGAAACCACAATTAAGACGCATCAAGGAAAAGTAGTCCGTGTTAAGTGGGATGAAGGAGAAGAGTTTTAG
- a CDS encoding sigma-70 family RNA polymerase sigma factor: MSNWADKLIQEYSYHKKELEHLKERLDPMNPKDNADLKIINSMIEDMSYALEWMKKGRRPGNIHGVDKRSIYQRRALLDMDLFPTIELDTKESMLSEEQKHQIINILVELSHRERQCYLMHMAYGMSLTEIAEELNLKKRTVQQYIDRAKDKVKILVS, translated from the coding sequence ATGTCAAACTGGGCAGATAAATTGATTCAAGAGTATTCGTATCACAAAAAAGAACTGGAGCATTTAAAAGAAAGATTAGATCCAATGAATCCTAAAGACAATGCAGATCTTAAAATTATCAATAGCATGATTGAAGATATGTCCTATGCTCTTGAATGGATGAAGAAAGGTAGAAGACCAGGTAATATTCATGGCGTGGATAAAAGATCTATCTATCAGCGACGAGCATTATTGGACATGGATTTATTTCCAACTATTGAATTGGACACAAAGGAAAGTATGTTGAGTGAAGAACAAAAACATCAAATAATAAATATATTAGTAGAGCTTTCTCATAGAGAAAGACAATGTTATTTAATGCATATGGCGTATGGTATGAGTCTTACAGAGATTGCTGAGGAACTGAATTTAAAGAAGCGAACAGTGCAGCAATACATTGATAGGGCAAAGGATAAAGTCAAAATACTCGTTTCTTGA
- a CDS encoding polysaccharide deacetylase family protein encodes MSIVSPVVIDVDLKVQQYFGGDERVRDGDENNLIIRVSDNGSDCAKGEEDSLVRKGIRASTIVIAASNSSESSKKGSDYTCTGINDEITIQAAVDSLSSTGGKIIILEGDYYKGDATGISLPSNIDIEIIAGAKFKLVNGINADACFFTNNDKVNGNTNINLFGGGGFDCNFRNQTDTTYQYLADFENVSNGRIDVYITNYTMLEAKLKKSNVKLINRKFLQKKVLFAPCNNVNEFTVVSDPLSEVVTNVGNGVVGENSIKITINNQTAILRKVLPQAVADDFEAYEVGLYVKIDNPSAITSFVIGADTGSCADELAINLHIDGAIKTFEPNKWRYLRAPLNRYIIDASPTFALNITSDATATVNIGHVEFLPAPLKPAISWIWDDALDNTLPGIQILSKYGHKGAIGHMGPKFVGNTYMTIADVDKACFEYGWDIGTHHDTHFLSGVTTEQAIFELTENRNFIKEKGWKGSNFLLYAGHNTNAEIMTESKRLFQCIRNPLTGRVISIRGRINLAYQVTDFEITPQIKSAMRRHIWLHPFSHYLGGSQVSAVELEAWSVFWYEWGLLSQIPSDVMNDYKG; translated from the coding sequence TTGTCAATAGTGAGTCCAGTAGTAATCGATGTGGATTTAAAAGTGCAGCAATATTTTGGAGGTGATGAACGTGTTCGTGATGGTGATGAGAATAATTTAATCATACGTGTATCAGACAATGGTAGTGATTGCGCTAAGGGAGAAGAAGATAGTTTAGTAAGAAAGGGAATTAGAGCGTCAACTATAGTAATAGCAGCCAGCAACTCGTCAGAATCATCTAAAAAAGGATCGGACTATACATGTACAGGAATAAACGACGAGATAACAATACAAGCAGCCGTGGATTCCTTGTCCTCCACAGGGGGTAAAATCATCATACTCGAAGGGGATTACTATAAAGGGGATGCTACGGGTATTTCACTACCATCTAACATCGATATTGAAATTATTGCAGGTGCAAAATTTAAACTTGTTAATGGTATTAATGCAGATGCTTGTTTCTTTACCAACAATGACAAAGTAAATGGGAATACTAATATTAATCTTTTTGGGGGAGGTGGATTTGACTGTAACTTCCGCAACCAAACCGACACAACATATCAATACCTTGCCGATTTCGAGAATGTGAGCAACGGACGAATCGACGTATATATAACCAATTATACGATGTTGGAAGCTAAACTGAAAAAGTCAAATGTCAAACTGATAAACAGAAAATTTTTACAGAAAAAAGTGTTATTTGCTCCTTGTAATAATGTCAATGAATTTACCGTAGTAAGTGATCCGTTAAGTGAGGTAGTAACCAATGTAGGAAATGGAGTAGTAGGGGAAAATAGTATAAAAATAACAATAAACAATCAAACTGCTATTCTTCGCAAAGTCTTACCTCAAGCTGTTGCCGATGACTTTGAGGCTTATGAGGTCGGTTTATATGTAAAAATAGACAATCCAAGCGCTATCACAAGTTTTGTTATTGGTGCAGATACTGGTAGTTGTGCTGACGAGTTAGCAATTAACCTCCATATTGATGGAGCAATAAAAACGTTTGAACCAAATAAATGGCGTTATTTGAGAGCGCCGCTAAATAGATATATTATCGATGCGTCACCTACCTTTGCTCTCAACATAACTTCTGATGCGACTGCAACAGTTAATATAGGTCATGTGGAGTTTTTACCTGCACCCCTTAAACCTGCAATTAGTTGGATTTGGGATGACGCTTTAGATAATACGTTGCCCGGAATACAAATACTATCAAAGTACGGACACAAAGGCGCGATTGGTCATATGGGTCCAAAATTCGTAGGTAATACGTACATGACTATTGCAGACGTAGACAAAGCATGTTTTGAATATGGTTGGGATATCGGCACTCACCATGATACACATTTTCTTTCGGGAGTCACAACGGAGCAAGCTATTTTTGAATTGACAGAGAATAGAAATTTCATTAAAGAAAAAGGGTGGAAAGGTAGTAATTTTTTACTATATGCAGGACATAATACAAATGCCGAAATCATGACGGAGTCAAAACGTCTTTTCCAATGCATCAGAAATCCTTTAACGGGTAGAGTAATATCAATCCGAGGGAGGATAAATCTTGCTTACCAAGTTACAGATTTCGAGATAACTCCACAAATCAAATCGGCAATGCGCCGTCATATTTGGTTACATCCTTTTTCGCACTATCTAGGAGGGAGTCAAGTAAGTGCAGTAGAGTTAGAGGCATGGAGTGTTTTTTGGTATGAGTGGGGGCTTTTATCACAAATACCTAGTGATGTCATGAATGACTATAAGGGGTAG
- a CDS encoding phage holin family protein, translating into MGRWLFPVDKIMPLLFGTLVMPLFEFFYGKGEVVIYTMTALAFFNVMDWISGTRSSKKDKTYASKYGIDGIFRSFFILMLPAGGHLMDMITGVHGVFFGILSFGVLYHLIQSMTANSIRAGWGQWVPEWVLVKLTDWVKEEIERKIARSSKRKREMEGE; encoded by the coding sequence ATGGGAAGATGGTTATTTCCAGTTGATAAAATAATGCCATTACTGTTTGGTACATTGGTCATGCCCTTATTTGAATTTTTTTATGGAAAAGGTGAAGTTGTTATTTATACGATGACTGCTTTAGCCTTTTTTAATGTAATGGACTGGATTTCAGGCACTCGATCTTCAAAAAAAGATAAAACATACGCAAGCAAATATGGAATTGATGGCATTTTTCGTAGTTTTTTTATATTAATGCTACCTGCCGGAGGACATCTAATGGATATGATTACTGGAGTACATGGAGTATTCTTCGGAATTTTATCTTTTGGAGTTTTATATCATTTAATACAATCTATGACTGCTAATTCAATTAGAGCTGGTTGGGGACAGTGGGTTCCGGAATGGGTATTAGTTAAGTTAACTGATTGGGTAAAAGAAGAAATTGAGAGAAAGATTGCGCGCTCGTCGAAACGAAAAAGAGAAATGGAAGGCGAATGA
- a CDS encoding N-acetylmuramoyl-L-alanine amidase: MVKVFIDAGHGGTDSGATGNSLQEKNLTLQIATRTKDILLAEYNNVSVLMSRTGDQTVSLPERTNAANAWGADFLLSVHINAGGGTGYEDYIYPGVGAPTTTYQSTIHAEIINLVNYTDRGKKQENFHMLRESNMPAILTENGFIDNANDAAKLKTASFIESLAQGHANGIAKCFSLPKKNSAVYHTVVSGDTVYSLSQTYGSTVQQIKDWNGLDVNYTIRIGQVLRVK, encoded by the coding sequence ATGGTAAAAGTTTTTATTGACGCAGGACATGGTGGGACGGATTCAGGAGCAACAGGAAATAGTTTACAGGAAAAAAATCTAACATTGCAAATTGCCACTAGAACGAAAGATATTTTGCTTGCTGAGTATAATAATGTAAGTGTTTTAATGAGCCGGACTGGAGATCAAACTGTTTCGTTGCCTGAACGTACAAATGCGGCTAACGCTTGGGGGGCAGATTTCCTCCTTTCAGTTCACATTAATGCAGGTGGTGGGACAGGTTATGAGGATTATATATATCCGGGTGTTGGTGCACCTACTACAACCTATCAAAGTACAATTCATGCAGAAATAATAAATCTTGTAAATTACACTGATCGGGGCAAAAAACAAGAAAACTTCCATATGTTACGTGAATCCAATATGCCAGCTATTTTGACGGAGAATGGATTTATTGATAATGCGAACGATGCGGCAAAGTTGAAAACAGCATCTTTCATTGAATCACTTGCGCAAGGTCATGCGAATGGAATCGCAAAGTGCTTTAGTCTCCCAAAGAAAAATTCAGCAGTATATCATACTGTAGTAAGTGGTGACACAGTTTACTCATTAAGTCAGACTTATGGTAGTACTGTACAACAAATTAAGGATTGGAATGGACTTGATGTCAATTACACAATTCGTATAGGTCAAGTGTTGAGAGTGAAATAA
- a CDS encoding GntR family transcriptional regulator: MFIEIQTNSSVPIYLQLAQQLIEGMVRGELNPGDSLPSVRAFAADLGMNMHTVNKAYHYLEEKEFIQIVAKSGVIIQPNGIPKASANQKRQIADQIRPLLAEGLVLKLSEEEMVGMIHELVQNIKEGK; the protein is encoded by the coding sequence ATGTTTATTGAAATACAAACGAATTCATCCGTGCCAATCTATTTACAACTAGCACAGCAATTAATAGAAGGAATGGTGAGGGGGGAATTAAATCCTGGAGACTCTTTACCATCTGTTCGTGCTTTTGCAGCAGATCTTGGAATGAATATGCATACAGTGAATAAAGCATATCATTATTTAGAAGAAAAAGAGTTTATTCAGATTGTCGCAAAATCAGGTGTAATTATACAGCCAAATGGGATACCAAAAGCTTCTGCAAACCAAAAACGGCAAATAGCAGATCAAATTAGGCCACTACTAGCAGAGGGATTAGTATTAAAACTTTCTGAAGAAGAGATGGTAGGAATGATTCATGAGCTTGTCCAAAACATTAAGGAGGGGAAATAA
- a CDS encoding DUF1648 domain-containing protein yields MSILLFGFILLFITILQAFMPKFLKQTEVFGVYVPEQYVKDKIIVYLKKRYFRVVLTTGLVILAGYLLWTLTQDLDEDTLALVSVGVQFTSLFISIGYYFIMHIRVKKLKAEKGWTIGKNEVRVVDLKFQEKLRLVPPIVFIIPMIVTVGLIIYTFMKYPEMPDMIPTHWGPSGQADAFSEKTYFSVISMPLILLVMQGMFLLMSEGMKFSGAKINPSNKKTSVAQQLAFRKYTSWFSLFITLSTTLLMGYLHLQTIHPEISSPWIMFTLPIVFLVITFVGVGIYTVKVGQSGSRLKVGGASSSKEDSIAVDDDKYWKGGMLYINRDDPSILVEKRFGVGWTLNFGRPLSWVVLFVPIIIILVIAFSI; encoded by the coding sequence ATGAGTATTTTATTGTTTGGATTCATTCTTCTATTTATCACTATATTACAAGCGTTTATGCCGAAGTTTTTGAAGCAAACCGAAGTTTTTGGCGTGTATGTACCAGAACAATACGTAAAGGATAAAATAATTGTTTATTTGAAAAAAAGATATTTTAGAGTTGTTCTTACAACTGGGTTAGTCATTTTGGCAGGGTATTTACTTTGGACACTTACACAAGATTTAGACGAAGATACTCTGGCTCTTGTAAGTGTAGGAGTTCAGTTTACCTCTCTTTTCATTAGCATCGGCTATTATTTCATCATGCATATTCGAGTGAAGAAACTAAAAGCAGAAAAAGGATGGACAATAGGAAAAAATGAAGTACGCGTAGTGGATCTAAAGTTTCAAGAAAAGCTACGTTTAGTACCGCCTATCGTATTTATCATTCCGATGATTGTTACAGTTGGCCTTATTATTTATACGTTTATGAAATATCCTGAAATGCCGGATATGATTCCTACGCATTGGGGACCATCCGGTCAAGCCGATGCATTTAGTGAAAAAACGTATTTCAGTGTCATTTCTATGCCGCTAATTTTGCTAGTGATGCAAGGTATGTTCCTCCTGATGAGTGAAGGAATGAAATTTTCAGGAGCAAAGATTAATCCGTCAAATAAAAAAACTTCCGTTGCACAGCAGCTTGCGTTCCGTAAATATACTAGCTGGTTTTCATTATTTATTACTTTAAGTACAACGCTATTGATGGGTTATTTACATTTGCAAACAATCCATCCTGAAATTTCATCTCCTTGGATAATGTTCACACTTCCAATTGTCTTTTTAGTAATAACTTTTGTTGGAGTGGGTATTTATACAGTAAAAGTTGGGCAAAGCGGATCACGATTGAAAGTAGGAGGGGCAAGTTCTAGTAAAGAAGATAGCATTGCAGTAGACGACGATAAGTACTGGAAAGGCGGAATGCTTTATATTAATAGAGACGATCCAAGCATTCTAGTTGAAAAACGCTTTGGAGTAGGATGGACGCTCAATTTTGGGCGTCCACTCAGTTGGGTTGTTCTATTCGTACCAATTATTATCATATTAGTAATTGCATTTAGTATATAA
- a CDS encoding YbjQ family protein, whose amino-acid sequence MLVVTTEKIEGYKIVEVKGPAFGLIVRSRGLGGDIMASLKGLVGGEIKQYTAMLEDSRKEAMDRMIKNANQMGANAIVMMRYDSGEIGKNMSEIVAYGTAVVVEKL is encoded by the coding sequence ATGTTAGTAGTAACAACAGAAAAAATTGAAGGCTATAAAATCGTAGAAGTAAAAGGTCCTGCATTTGGACTAATTGTAAGAAGTAGAGGGCTAGGTGGAGATATTATGGCAAGCTTAAAAGGATTAGTAGGTGGAGAAATCAAGCAATATACCGCTATGCTGGAAGATTCAAGAAAAGAAGCCATGGACCGTATGATTAAAAATGCCAACCAAATGGGTGCAAATGCTATTGTTATGATGCGATATGATTCCGGTGAAATTGGAAAAAATATGAGTGAAATTGTGGCCTACGGAACAGCGGTTGTTGTAGAGAAACTATAA
- a CDS encoding peptidylprolyl isomerase, producing MAKKGYFLMDTGEKIEFDLFPNEAPNTVANFEELANTGFYNGVVFHRVIPGFVSQGGDPTGTGMGGSGKTIKCETVGNPHKHEAGSLSMAHAGKDTGSSQFFIVHAPQAHLNGVHTVFGKVTSGLEIATAMKNGAKMEKVEVFDAE from the coding sequence ATGGCGAAAAAAGGTTATTTTTTAATGGATACTGGAGAGAAAATCGAATTTGATTTATTCCCGAATGAAGCACCAAACACAGTTGCTAACTTTGAAGAGTTGGCAAATACAGGATTTTATAACGGCGTAGTTTTCCACCGCGTTATTCCTGGCTTTGTAAGTCAAGGTGGGGACCCAACTGGTACAGGTATGGGCGGAAGCGGCAAAACAATTAAGTGTGAAACTGTTGGCAATCCACATAAACATGAAGCTGGCAGCTTATCTATGGCTCATGCAGGAAAAGATACAGGTTCAAGCCAATTCTTTATCGTGCATGCACCACAAGCCCATTTAAACGGTGTTCATACTGTTTTCGGTAAAGTAACAAGTGGCCTTGAAATAGCAACAGCTATGAAAAATGGCGCTAAAATGGAAAAAGTAGAAGTATTTGACGCAGAATAA